From a single Raphanus sativus cultivar WK10039 chromosome 3, ASM80110v3, whole genome shotgun sequence genomic region:
- the LOC108845120 gene encoding uncharacterized protein LOC108845120 has protein sequence MDLEEFETYPWGRLVFKWLINSVKRKDFTKTYTIDGFAQVLQVWIYFALPDFAAVFGKPIRNKSSPPFLAYKGHKGRKFVKEDSRNEMFPQRDNDVGDVAVENLLPFNEERRAPKKARTVAYTESLPSDDHIEPPPESSAARNGLTRVEIEQMFKEMTNDCWTRIRLSVNQEFLDLSESVNGDKRERENTEPDGMKEPSVVIMDKTKPTNSDLKKEEERRFEKKMMLLKNIFVKKVNEKGSLPRHSNLLLVSTKKFVHGYDPFAPVEKVLLDFLKKIHKS, from the exons atggatttggAAGAATTTGAGACGTACCCGTGGGGGAGACTGGTTTTTAAGTGGTTGATAAACTCTGTGAAGCGTAAAGATTTTACAAAGACTTATACCATAGATGGGTTTGCCCAAGTTCTCCAAGTTTGGATCTACTTTGCTCTGCCCGACTTTGCTGCAGTCTTTGGGAAGCCCATACGAAACAAATCGAGTCCCCCTTTTCTGGCTTACAAGGGACATAAAGGACGAAAATTTGTCAAAGAGG ACTCGCGTAATGAAATGTTCCCTCAACGGGACAATGATGTTGGTGATGTGGCGGTTGAAAACTTG CTCCCTTTCAACGAAGAAAGAAGAGCTCCGAAAAAAGCTCGTACAGTGGCTTATACAGAATCTCTTCCATCAGATGATCATATTGAGCCTCCACCAGAGTCTTCTGCTGCTAGGAATGGGCTTACGAGAGTAGAGATTGAGCAAATGTTCAAGGAGATGACAAATGACTGCTGG ACCCGAATAAGACTGAGCGTGAACCAGG AATTCTTGGATTTG AGTGAGAGTGTGAACGGGGACAAACGAGAAAGGGAGAACACAGAACCCGATGGCATGAAAGAACCAAGTGTTGTCATTATGgacaaaacaaaaccaactaACTCAGATTTAAAGAAGGAGGAAGAAAgacgttttgaaaaaaaaatgatgctattaaagaatattttcGTGAAAAAAGTGAACGAGAAAGGAAGCTTGCCGCGTCACAGCAATCTCCTTCTCGTTTCAACCAAGAAGTTTGTTCATGGATATGATCCATTTGCACCGGTTGAGAAAGTGCTTCTTGACTTTCTGAAAAAGATCCATAAGTCATGA